In one window of Miscanthus floridulus cultivar M001 chromosome 12, ASM1932011v1, whole genome shotgun sequence DNA:
- the LOC136495842 gene encoding uncharacterized protein, giving the protein MSTSSVTSSTTPSSTSAAMGSIPALAIFVAPYATINVKNHIPVTLELTKPNFNQWEPFFTSLCGKFGLLPYIDGTAEASPTDPTWAIADAYVAIKRLFEANKAPCTIFLGHEFHSMTQGDSSINDYAQRMKATADALRDVGRTITDSELILNFLCGLNPRFASTTDNITDSHPLPDFTTTREKLVLKELCLSNEGSVAAQTAFHASCSIGCRITSGNTGSGYTVGRQGSHNSGSGSDYGGGDQGNGGGR; this is encoded by the exons ATGTCGACCTCCTCTGTCACCAGCTCCACCACACCCTCCAGCACCTCGGCTGCTATGGGCTCCATCCCTGCCCTAGCCATCTTCGTCGCCCCCTACGCGACGATCAATGTCAAGAACCACATCCCAGTGACCCTGGAACTGACGAAGCCCAACTTCAACCAATGGGAGCCGTTTTTCACCTCTCTCTGCGGGAAATTCGGTCTCCTTCCGTACATCGACGGCACGGCGGAGGCTAGCCCCACTGACCCTACTTGGGCCATTGCCGATGCCTAT GTTGCCATCAAGCGCCTCTTTGAGGCCAACAAGGCTCCGTGCACCATCTTCCTGGGTCACGAGTTCCACTCCATGACCCAGGGTGATTCCTCCATCAATGACTACGCCCAGCGGATGAAGGCCACAGCCGATGCTCTACGCGATGTTGGTCGCACCATCACCGACTCGGAGCTCATCCTCAACTTCCTCTGTGGCCTCAATCCCCGCTTTGCCAGCACCACCGACAACATCACCGATTCCCACCCGCTGCCGGATTTCACCACCACCCGTGAGAAGCTCGTGTTGAAGGAGCTCTGCCTCTCCAATGAGGGCTCCGTCGCTGCCCAGACGGCGTTCCATGCCTCATGCAGCATAGGCTGCCGCATCACCTCTGGCAACACGGGCAGTGGCTACACCGTCGGTCGCCAGGGCAGCCACAACAGCGGCTCTGGCAGTGACTACGGCGGCGGCGACCAGGGCAACGGCGGCGGTcgctag
- the LOC136495843 gene encoding uncharacterized protein, with protein sequence MVMEWSDDDKNTAPPPPSVQTTSHRTRVEEQPRGSEEVPEQQVTTIPEQQATGVPEHQTKQNPVVQGITRTAKHHYQLIKRMEPLSKENKKLKEAMNLSEKNIQRAQRERDLAESNMRDLEYQKGALSGQLATAKEQLRSKSEQLITASTQLKDASEQLEKLQKVYEEKKEQDMELGQLRQALEQLQEEKAKETERANKLTEELDDYRRRVKAQFDVLEQDART encoded by the exons ATGGTGATGGAGTGGTCTGATGACGACAAAAATACAGCTCCCCCTCCCCCCAGCGTGCAAACAACTTCACACAGAACACgcgtggaggagcaaccaaggggaagcgaagaagtccccgagcagcaggtgaCGACAATCCCTGAGCAGCAGGCGACGGGAGTCCCTGAGCATCAAACAAAGCAAAACCCGGTGGTACAG GGGATCACTCGAACTGCCAAGCACCATTACCAGTtgattaagaggatggagcccctctccaaggagaacaaaaaactcaaggaggcgatgaacctttCGGAGAAGAATATTCAAAGGGCCCAGCGTGAGCGAGACCTTGCGGAGTCCAACatgcgggacctagaataccagaagggggccCTGTCTGGACAACTGGCGACTGCGAAAGAACAACTTcggagcaagtccgagcagctgatCACTGCCTCTACACAACTGAAAGATGCTTCCGAGCAATTGGAAAAGCTGCAAAAAGTCTATGAGGAGAAAAAAG aacaagacaTGGAGCTCGGTCAGCTGCGCCAGGCCCTCGAACAACTCCAGGAGGAGAAAGCGAAGGAGACAGAGCGAGCGAACAAACTGACCGAGGAGCTGGACG actaccgtcggagggtcaaggcacaattcgatgtgtTGGAGCAAGACGCCCGTACCTAG